One window from the genome of Candidatus Zixiibacteriota bacterium encodes:
- the ligA gene encoding NAD-dependent DNA ligase LigA produces the protein MTTPPRKIIDELEKLRREIRRHDVLYYVEDRPEITDAEYDRLFDRLLAIERDYPDLVAPDSPSQRVGAAPSKRFEPVRHRLPMLSLQKVTDRAGFEDFDRRVRQILETGEVAYLVEPKLDGLAVELVYRDGLFVEGSTRGDGETGENITPNLRTIRNLPLRLSHGAARKYPLLEVRGEVILKRSAFERLNRRLREAGQPMLANPRNGAAGSLRQLDPKITAARPLVFFAYGVSERTLPGLPGQSATAAFLRREGFSVPDFMELVSGVDAVDRAFARLAASRPELDYEIDGMVVKVDSYAHQEALGQISRAPRWAVAWKFSAEQAETILEGVEFSVGRTGTVTPVARLRPVAVGGVTVSSATLHNEDEIARLDVRVGDTVIVQRAGDVIPAVVSVVADKRPAHTRPIVFPKACPSCTEPLVRPEGEAAYRCQNIACPAQTERRLIHFASKNCFDIEGLGVKLAGQLIAAAVVRDPADVFYLTKDQLLPLDLMADKRAENLLNAIDRSRRAELPRVLHALGIFGVGETAARILAERFETLDALAAASVEDLQSTPGIGPVLARNITDFFGNEGNRRMIEKMRAGGVAFPPCRSRRAGGPLAGKTFVITGTLSRPRPQIQKLIEEHGGKVASSVSAGTDYVVCGENPGSKRDRAEKLKIPIIDENELSRLLD, from the coding sequence ATGACGACCCCGCCCCGCAAGATCATCGATGAACTCGAAAAACTCCGCCGCGAAATCCGCCGCCACGACGTCCTCTACTACGTCGAGGACCGCCCGGAAATCACCGATGCCGAGTACGACCGCCTCTTCGACCGCCTCCTCGCTATCGAGCGCGACTACCCCGATCTGGTCGCCCCGGACTCTCCATCGCAGCGTGTCGGGGCCGCTCCCTCGAAACGTTTCGAACCGGTCCGCCACCGCCTGCCCATGCTCTCGCTGCAGAAAGTGACCGACCGGGCCGGGTTCGAGGATTTCGATCGCCGTGTCCGCCAGATTCTCGAAACCGGCGAGGTCGCCTATCTCGTCGAGCCCAAGCTCGACGGCCTCGCGGTGGAGCTGGTTTACCGCGACGGCCTCTTCGTCGAGGGTTCGACGCGCGGCGACGGCGAGACGGGCGAGAACATCACCCCCAACCTCCGCACCATCCGCAACCTCCCCCTTCGCCTCTCCCACGGCGCCGCCCGGAAGTACCCGCTGCTGGAGGTGCGAGGCGAAGTGATCCTGAAGCGTTCCGCTTTCGAGCGCCTCAACCGTCGCCTCCGCGAGGCGGGCCAGCCGATGCTTGCCAACCCGCGCAACGGCGCCGCCGGCTCGCTCCGCCAACTTGACCCGAAAATCACAGCCGCCCGTCCTCTCGTCTTCTTCGCCTACGGCGTCTCCGAGCGCACTCTCCCCGGCCTGCCCGGTCAGAGCGCCACCGCGGCGTTCCTGCGCCGCGAGGGCTTCTCCGTGCCGGATTTCATGGAGCTCGTCTCCGGCGTCGACGCCGTCGACCGGGCCTTCGCAAGGCTGGCCGCCTCGCGTCCCGAGCTCGATTACGAAATCGACGGCATGGTGGTGAAAGTCGACAGTTACGCCCACCAGGAGGCGCTCGGCCAGATCTCCCGCGCCCCGCGCTGGGCGGTCGCCTGGAAATTCTCCGCCGAGCAGGCCGAGACGATCCTCGAGGGCGTCGAGTTCTCGGTCGGCCGCACCGGCACCGTCACCCCGGTGGCCCGCCTCCGCCCGGTGGCGGTCGGCGGCGTCACCGTCTCCAGCGCCACCCTCCACAATGAGGATGAGATCGCCCGCCTCGACGTTCGCGTCGGCGACACCGTGATCGTCCAGCGCGCCGGCGACGTCATCCCCGCGGTCGTGAGCGTGGTCGCCGACAAGCGCCCCGCGCACACCCGGCCGATTGTCTTTCCCAAAGCTTGTCCCTCCTGCACCGAGCCCCTCGTCCGGCCGGAGGGAGAGGCCGCCTACCGGTGCCAGAACATCGCCTGCCCGGCGCAGACGGAACGCCGCCTCATCCATTTCGCCTCGAAAAACTGTTTCGACATCGAGGGCCTCGGCGTGAAACTCGCCGGCCAGCTCATTGCCGCCGCCGTCGTCCGCGACCCCGCCGACGTCTTCTACCTCACCAAGGACCAGCTCCTTCCCCTCGACCTGATGGCCGACAAACGCGCCGAGAACCTCCTCAATGCGATTGACCGCTCCCGCCGCGCCGAGCTCCCCCGCGTCCTCCACGCCCTCGGCATCTTCGGCGTCGGCGAAACGGCCGCGCGCATCCTCGCGGAACGCTTCGAGACCCTCGATGCCCTCGCCGCCGCCTCGGTCGAGGACCTCCAGTCCACGCCGGGCATCGGTCCCGTGCTGGCCCGGAACATTACCGACTTCTTCGGCAACGAGGGGAATCGGCGCATGATCGAGAAGATGCGCGCCGGCGGCGTCGCTTTTCCGCCCTGCCGCAGCCGCCGCGCCGGTGGTCCGCTCGCCGGCAAAACCTTCGTCATCACCGGCACCCTCTCACGGCCCCGCCCGCAGATTCAGAAACTCATCGAAGAACACGGCGGCAAAGTCGCGTCCTCGGTGTCGGCCGGCACCGACTACGTCGTCTGCGGTGAAAACCCGGGCTCCAAGCGCGACAGAGCCGAGAAACTCAAGATCCCGATTATCGACGAAAACGAGCTCTCCCGCCTCCTCGATTAG
- a CDS encoding glutamate racemase, whose protein sequence is MTQHEAPIGIFDSGVGGLTVAREVFGLLPAEDIVYFGDVGRYPYGGRSKEIITQFTRQDIALLLEQQVKFIICACNTASSVALEELRPHYSTAMIGVIEPGARAAAERTRNGRIGVIGTNATIGSNAYARVIHELDAKLKVFSLACPLFVPLAEEGYIDKEATWLIARDYLKTMQDVDVDTLVLGCTHYPLLRHVIQDVMGEKIELIDSGQETARVALRYLAAQGLLNPTAREAPARAGVHKFFVSDVPEKFGSIATRFLGRHIENITRVDISEY, encoded by the coding sequence ATGACACAGCACGAAGCTCCGATCGGAATCTTTGACAGCGGCGTCGGCGGGCTGACGGTCGCGCGCGAAGTGTTCGGCCTCCTGCCGGCCGAAGACATCGTCTATTTCGGCGATGTCGGACGGTATCCCTACGGCGGGCGGTCGAAGGAGATCATCACCCAGTTCACCCGGCAGGATATTGCGCTCCTTCTGGAGCAGCAGGTGAAGTTCATCATCTGCGCCTGCAACACGGCCTCGTCGGTGGCGCTGGAGGAGCTCCGGCCGCACTACAGCACCGCGATGATCGGCGTGATCGAGCCGGGGGCGCGCGCGGCGGCCGAGCGGACCAGGAACGGGCGTATCGGGGTGATCGGCACCAACGCCACGATCGGTTCCAACGCCTACGCCCGCGTCATCCACGAGCTCGACGCCAAGCTGAAGGTGTTCTCGCTGGCCTGCCCGCTCTTTGTGCCGCTCGCGGAGGAGGGGTATATCGACAAAGAGGCGACCTGGCTGATTGCGCGGGATTACCTGAAGACGATGCAGGATGTCGACGTGGATACGCTCGTGCTCGGATGCACACACTACCCGCTGCTGCGCCACGTGATCCAGGACGTGATGGGGGAGAAGATCGAGCTGATCGATTCGGGGCAGGAGACGGCGCGCGTGGCGCTGCGGTATCTCGCCGCCCAGGGGCTGCTCAACCCGACCGCGAGAGAGGCGCCGGCCCGCGCGGGCGTGCACAAGTTCTTCGTCTCCGACGTGCCGGAGAAATTCGGGTCGATTGCGACGCGCTTCCTGGGACGGCATATTGAAAACATCACGCGCGTCGATATCAGCGAATACTGA